gtgttatataaaatCCCTCTcattaattatgacatcacatccactattatgacatcacacacctGGTTCCCCCCCATTTCATGACAGTTAAATATTCCAACTTTGTCGTTTTCCTTCCGACCCATCGTGTCCAAACATAAACCTCCTTCTTCGTTGCGAATctgaaacaaaagttaaaattttaaaacggtcaaaaaaatataaaatatttggctGATTGGAAAAAGCATTTAGATGTTTCAACTTTTAGTCTTAAAGCctatccacaaagttacattgttGGGCAACACAATTAACATCAATCGCACCAGGCCAGTCatcagtggttactaatgggttatctaaGTTGTCggccatatataaaacaatcactcacaaagttacatacgtggtaacttgtaagcgaacatgaggtgtatgaaacagaacacccgtgttataacgactgtcgttgccccgccatgcgaggatgaataagtgaCACTAAATCAAagcttcagcagctcgacAGCGAGCACTGGACCCTCCagccatcttacctcaccAAGTGAATAATATTCACCAGGGATTTGTGAGTCgggataaatattttcaagatACCATTTGAACGACTTGCATTGTAACTTCTCACGAAGTCGTACACGTTCGCTTATATCGCCGTACTCCTGCTTCAACACCCCTGGAACATAAACGTATTAAGTATTTGCTGCTTTTACAACAAGCAAGTGTTCTGCTTTAccaaaaacacacatatatttttaagtttaacaaacccaacaatttttttttatatttaaagttgatATTTATAAAGGATTTATGGACATTGTTTGTTAGTTTGctgtgttttgttgtttaaaaaactttattagtTTGTCGCTGTATAAATTTTGTGTAAATGAATACAaccttacagtgttgccagctttGTTTTGCAAATCCTAGACatccttgtttttttttcaatacaaTATCGCTTATtagataaagttaaaaatttcaggcaaagataaaaaaaattaaaaacgctCCCCATACAATTTACAAGACGTCgtgtaaagttataaaaaaacacaaataacaCCAATCTCACCAGGTGTTATAATATAGAAGAAGTTTTTGAAGCTGTCCATCCAAACCTCGGCTAATCTACGATTGTTCTTATTGATGATTTGACCCGTCCCCCCAGGGAAGGTATACGGGGTCGCTTTCCTGAATACATGGCCAACATGGGAGCACGTTACGATGAGGAGGGTTCCCCCACACTGCCATATCTGGGGGTGGGTGggttgtattatatatatgtataggtgtattattattatcatatgtgtgtgtgtattgtatagatatatatacatatatgcacAGCAaggtgtttatttatatatgtatagatGGTTgatatgttatatagtactgtggggtaagatggataccgtttgcacataatattctatatttactaatcaagtttttaccaaataacaacgcccttttaggagttgtgaggatttTTATGAACTCTTAATAATAGaacttgtaaaacaaatcCTCCGTGTTGTTGATTATTCATCATAATATTGATTGTTCACACAACAATCAACCATTGTCTTGGGAAATGGTTCGATTAAAGTAACAATGGCCATTATGAGGTGACACTTTGTAAGGAACCATATGGTCACATCAAGCAATGTACGTGAAGCCAACATTCTAACCATCAATTTGTCCCCCCTTACACCCACCCAACCAACCATCATATGGGTATTGGAAATGCTACCCcttatattttgtatacaaCACCCACCTCCTCACATAATATCCCCACATCTTACACCCCCTTTTATACAATCATACCCAAACCCCCACCTACCCATATATATGTTGACTTAACACAAACATCCCATCTCTTACATTCCCCCCACCCCTTGTACACCATTATACCCCCAACCCCAAGCTCACCCTGAAAGATATCTCGAGGTTCTCCCCGCCCCAAATATCCATCCCCGCGTCGTATGTCCCCAGTTCTTCGAAGTAACTTTTATCGATCGAGAACAATCCTCCAGCCATTGTTGGTGacctgtgatgtaataatgcgTTAAACAATCGccatttatgatgtcatagtcggaataatgacatcatggtgaaaacaatcattttacaAGCGTTATCAccatttatgacatcatagttagTATTTATTAATGATTAATCCcaccattattacatcatagatGCTTGTTATTCacattgttacaaaacaaggGGCATAGTAAGTAGTGTTGTGTCATAGAATATGAACAATAGCAActcataaataatatttgaaaaGTTTATCAAATATGTGAAATTATAGTGCCCcttatgaaaacaaaaatattaagaatATGTGAAATTATATCACAtcataataaaaaggtgttagATAACAACATAGTATCATAACAGCAATATCTAAACTACTCtaattataaaagtaataaaaagcTAGCCCATCACAAATGCACCCCCCACCCACCTAACAGGAAGTGTTCGATCTCCTTTCCTGCGATCCATTTCTCGTTGCGGGACCGGGTACCAACGGAAGTTCAGTTTCCAGTTAAATCCACCATACGTCATGTCCGAACCAACCATGAATTCAAATGTTTCGTCGCTTATGACATCAATAATTGGACaaacaactgttgttctgTAACAATGGGGTTTGTTATGTATAATTGcgtaataaatattaactgtATTACTCTCAAATCATCGTGtgttaaacacaaatatgCAACTACAACTTacaaggacagtcgttataacacaggtgttctgtttcatacacctcgtacttgcttacaagttaccacatatgtaactttgtgggtgattgttatttCAAGTCTTTAATAATGCTGCATCCCAACAACACAACAGACGCAACGCACACAGATACAAGTAATCAAGTATTCAACTTAATTAGAACACAGATGCTCAAAGGCTGATCAATAATtgatgaaacaataaaattaatttaacaattattttttacaacgCCCTAAACCAATCTGTGGCAGTTGGTGTTGTTTATAAACCAGCcatatgttgtttaattaatataaatttaacttaacgGTTTTGTTTGATATCGCCaagatgttttaatttacagaaaaaatgcTTTTGATATTCTGCATTACATGCGTggcaacgactgtcgttataacaccggtgttttgtttcaaacacctcatgcctgcttacaagttaccacacatgtaactttctgggtgattatttttatgtatggctgacaatttggacaaccattTATGTGTGTTGCCCAATGTCACATACGGGCAAAGGATGTAACAAATCTTATATTAGTTTCCAACGTATCAAACCTCCACAATACGTTTCACACAACCTTACTTAACTAtacatgttgtgtttgtttgtgtaGACCCCCCTTACCTGTCCTTGGCAATCTCTGACAGCAAAGGTTCCAACCAACCCTCCGTACACTCACAGTGAGCATCGAGAAAAGTTATAACCTGCCCCGTTGACACCGACGCCCCTCGTAACCGAGCTCGTATTAAACCCGTTCGCTTTTCCATCCGAACGACACGAACGAGGGTCCGTAGTTTGCGAACGTAACGCTCTAATGGAGCTCCAAGGAAATCTGAACACAATTTAAAGTTGATGTTTTAAAGCATGGTGGAAAATAGAGGAATGCGgaacaataataatatatatcatattattttctttatattatgATTGCATACAAGTCATAGAATCTGCAAATTAGGCCAAAGTTGCCCACAGTGGTAGGACCCATTactaaccactgggttaaacttttaataaaccaCCCCCACCTCTTTCACTAGCATCATCCACCAATATAATCTCCTCCAACAAATGACTTGGTGATCTGTTGATAATGCTATGCACTGTACGTAGCAGGGTTGACCATGCTTCGTTATGAAACACGATAACTATGGACGTGGTCGGGAGTTTCTCCGGGTATTTCTTCGATTTACAACTAATAATGATAATGAACAGAACGTTAATATGTGTTGTATCAACTTGTAAGGTTGAACTTTCTTATAAAATCTTCTGCTGTTGTTGGtactaataatatttttaccaagtAAAATAGACTCATTTTtctggtgcaaatataaaagtacACCACAAATACAGCCACTCTCAAAAAGTTCCCATTACCAAAAGTTTACACCTCTTTGCTGCTGTTTATTAACCCACAACTTCcaatatactttattataCCCCCCAGTTTACAACCCCCCCATATGTACCATCACCCAGCCTTTTTAAAAACCCCCCCAACCCCATACAGAATACACCAACCGCCCCAAACATAGGCACAATCCATTATAAACCACCCACGTTAGTCCCAACCACACAGCATCCATTACCCCCCCCTCACAACCTCCCGAAACAACTCTAACCCACCCCTCCATTCTAACATCGGGTAAACTCCTGTTCAACGCGATCATCTCCGAGGCCATTAAGTTAAACTGGTTGATTTTGAATTTCTCttgtttttccttttctttATCTTTAGGTATTATCACAGCTTTGCCCATCTCCCCAGGACCGCTTGTTAGACTAAACTTCGGTAACGctggaataaatataaagatgGTAATTAATTAAGGATAttatgggccaactctggcctaaacacCAGGCCtcatggcttgcctcactgtggGGCCTCactcataaaaatattaatattttgcatGTAATAATTCCTTCATAACAAATGATTGAAACAACcgtagaaaaaaattaaaccaccATTTTCTAGCGCAGGTAAAACCCTCTTGGACAGGAAGTTCCCGCCTTCGCTGTTTTTCTCGCAGTTTGATTTACAATCGGTGAAGTTGAGAAGAAAGAAAACGTCGATCATGAACCAGAACAGTGATGTGGCAAGTATTATCTGgaggttgtgatgtcataattatataacaataaatactGTACGCATACAAAACCGTGTTGATGGTGGTAATGAATGGACTAACAGGACTGTAAACTGGCACCAAAATGAAACTCCCAAAGAACCACACATTTACATGCTTCTactttttaatacatatataggaAAACTACAAGTATATTAACAGCctataaaatgtattaaaatacagcaatataaaatgtttattcaatgaagttttgaaaatgatttcaaaactgttgtttatttgttaaaagtaGAAAAGAAGTTAAACgatgtttatataaaaccaACCTTGCAATACTGGAGTTTTCTTGAACGAAACTTTAGCATTTTGTCGTTttctttgaaataaatttaaaaataaataaaatttgacttttGCTTCATTTCACATTAAATCAAATCATTAATTGATTCATAATCTGACACGTCAACAATCAAGATTCTTCTGTAACAATTAAACCACTTAATGTAAACAATCGAAAACGAACTTCtgactatgacgtaacaacaaaCACACTGTTAGGAGTTCTAGATAACTGTCGTCACACTACTTTTCATTACCACGTCATAGAGCACATACAACCAATGAAAATCTGAATAAACCAAAACGCTGTAGATCGCGTaacgtattgtgacgtaaaaatATTACGTACAGCATATAGAAACTTTTACCCACCCCCTTCGGTCCGATATTTTCGCCTTTTTCTCAACTTATCAAAGGAGAGAATTACAGATATCATATACAAACACATATGTAACAAAACTGGGggtgtataaacatatttagcGTTCGTAGTTaccaatatttatgttttgaacTTAACCCATTAGTGCGTGACGGGGTAAAAATCACCCATTTTgtcgttatgacgtcacacataaattttaaaccgtTCGGCAAactttcgtttttaaaaaacgtcttatttttttatctgcctttttttcagtattttgtatacagaaacttttaaataaatttcaattattattttatagtttcatTAGCGGTACCTAGCGGAAACACATCAGCTGATACTCCTCCCCGCTTTTCGTTGATTGCCTCTCGCATAAAACGCCGTCCTTACACCACGTCTCAGTCTTTAGATGAAAATGGTTCCACACCAGGTTACAAGTTGGAaggttttaacaagttttatgCCAAGGCTTAAGTTAAgtattgttttactgttttgcAAATTTCTTAATCTGTCTATTACCGTTAActacatatattattattagtattatctaatattaattatattattaatataaaattaaatcatgGTAATGTGCCTTGTGTTCATTATATTCTAGTTACCGCAGGTTTTAGCGATCTTTTTTAAGTCGCTCTCATTTTGACGTCACTTTGCTTCGTCGCGTGTGTTATACGCATCGTTaactacgtcacaataccgaatcgttacgtcataattcgTTCGCCATAGACGCGCTTATACTCGAATATCGCGTTTAATTACGTCACGCATGCTTACTACGTCACAATGAGGTTTGTTCAGCGCTTGCGTTTCGCGatttttttcatggggccccatgcgcgttttgcgtcgacgcaaggcacattacttgtatattctaattatatttgcgctatgagcgcgaagcaagaagatcaaagaattggtaaagtataaatcacaattggcattattacgtacataagctcTTTTCTAGGAACATCgatggtgtgacgtcacagaagcagtgatgacgtaacagaagaaCCTGCTTCGTAAGTTGTTTTTTGAATCATAATGTCAATTGTTACATATTTCTTTACGCTACAGAACAtgggtatgtgacgtcacagaagatCTTGACAATGGTTCCAGAACAAAAAGAATGAaaggtgattatgacgtaacaagcatGTTAtagtattataattatttcgATTGTTACAGACGGAAAAAAGACGAGAAAAAAAGCGCaaggtaatttaaaacaaacaaacatgtgTAAAGTTTGAAGTGATTAAGTTTGTCTAGATACCCCTGTCATGGCTGTTGCCCAACCACacgaagatcatattaatttaaataacgtttgttttacagacgaagaacaaagacgaagacgccaaTATAAGGATCCCGGTTTGAGGTGTTTGTAGGTTTAAGTGTGTATAGGTTTATTTATGCGGCGGTATACGCGCGAAGAAAGAAGATCAAAGGTGAGTAAGAATGTTAAATAAGTCACAATAAGCATTGTTACTTAAACCATTCGTTTTAGATGACGTACGATGTGACGTCAAGTACactgatgacgtaacagaagaaCCTGCTTAAACGTgtgatatgacgtcacgaagtatTGACGACGTAACTGAAGAACCGGATTCGTAAGTTAATTGTCACGTCATAGtaacttaaacaaaatagTCCAACTGATGGGTGTCAAAAACGAAAATTATTTCTGTTTGAATAATAAAAGTAGACTTCTATAGTTACATAACatagttaattgttaaatttattttatagaatatcggtttatgacgtaacatagaAGGTGATGCATCTTGGACGTAAGAagatgattatgacgtaacaggtacgttttatttgttaataattcTAATTATTACAAACATAACTATTATCTGTAGTTTGCGTGTCTTGTGTAAAGTAACTAACGTTTGAAGTGATTAAACTGGTCTAGATACCCCCTGTCATGGCTGTTGCCCAACCACacgaagatcatattaatttaaataacgtTTGTTTTACAGACGAAGAACAAACACGAAAACGCCAATATAAGGATGCCGGTTTGAGGTgcttatataaataaattttaagtatGACNNNNNNNNNNNNNNNNNNNNNNNNNNNNNNNNNNNNNNNNNNNNNNNNNNNNNNNNNNNNNNNNNNNNNNNNNNNNNNNNNNNNNNNNNNNNNNNNNNNNNNNNNNNNNNNNNNNNNNNNNNNNNNNNNNNNNNNNNNNNNNNNNNNNNNNNNNNNNNNNNNNNNNNNNNNNNNNNNNNNNNNNNNNNNNNNNNNNNNNNNNNNNNNNNNNNNNNNNNNNNNNNNNNNNNNNNNNNNNNNNNNNNNNNNNNNNNNNNNNNNNNNNNNNNNNNNNNNNNNNNNNNNNNNNNNNNNNNNNNNNNNNNNNNNNNNNNNNNNNNNNNNNNNNNNNNNNNNNNNNNNNNNNNNNNNNNNNNNNNNNNNNNNNNNNNNNNNNNNNNNNNNNNNNNNNNNNNNNNNNNNNNNNNNNNNNNNNNNNNNNNNNNNNNNNNNNNNNNNNNNNNNNNNNNNNNNNNNNNNNNNNNNNNNNNNNNNNNNNNNNNNNNNNNNNNNNNNNNNNNCTGGTGGGTtggggttcaaataccaccctggtgggttggggttcaaataccaccctggtgggtgggggttcaaataccaccctggtgggttggggttcaaataccaccctggtgggttggggttcaaataccaccctggtgggttggggttcaaataccaccctggtgggttgggggttcaaataccaccctggtgggttggggttcaaataccaccctggtgggttggggttcaaataccaccctggtgggttggggttcaaataccaccctggtgggtagggttcaaataccaccctggtgggttggggttcaaataccaccctggtgggtgaagggttcaaataccaccctggtgggtgaagggttcaaataccaccctggtgggttggggttcaaataccaccctggtgggttgggttcaaataccaccctggtgggttggggttcaaataccaccctggtgggttggggtttgaataccaccctggtgggttgaggttcaaataccaccctggtgggttgggttcaaataccaccctggtgggtgaagggttcaaataccaccctggtgggtgaagggttcaaataccaccctggtgggttggggttcaaataccaccctggtgggttggggttcaaataccaccctggtgggttggggttcaaataccaccctggtgggttgggttcaaataccaccctggtgggttggggttcaaataccaccctggtgggtgaagggttcaaataccaccctggtgggttggggttcaaataccaccctggtgggttgggttcaaataccaccctggtggGTGAGGGGTTCAAATACCTTTTAAGCCTGGAACCCCAAACCTTCATTTAAAAGGTATTTGTTACAAACCACACCCCCCATGAATAGCTGGACCCCTGGACGGTTTATAGTGGTTAGATTGAACGgcgtaatatatatatatgtgaggTGCTGCAGTGAAgcttaccccaacacccatagCTGTGGGCCAGAGTTTACCCCATAACCCCGCCATAACAACCAACTTTCACCCCAGAATACCCGGACCTGCAGCGTATCAAACGTGAGCTAACGTTGCTGCAGAAGTTGTACGGGTTGTACAACAATGTGATTGAGAGCGTGAACGGGTATTACGACATCTTGTGGCTCGAACTTGAGATTGAAAAGATCAACCAGGAATTACTGGATTTccaaaacaagtaaaatatttagtgATTTCAATATTTCTAAGTCCTTGAGGCTTAGGGCAACCTCGACAAGAACCCTAGTAACATTTGTCGGGCAAGTgtcacgttttttttatttcaaagttatttCCTAATATTACCCCAGCCACCCCTAATATTACCCCTATAACCCCAGATGTCGCAAACTCCCGAAAGCGCTCAAGGAATGGGAAGCCTTCCTCGACCTTAAGAAGAAAATTGATGATTTTAGTGAATGTTGTCCCCTGCTTGAAATGATGGCTAATAAGGTTTGTGTGGTGTTGGGTGGATTAAAAGGCCGGCACTGTAAaaagttggttagcgcgcctgtccaGAGGTATAGGTTttaggcttgttgctgctactattgcTGACGTTTCCtgcattttgttgttgtgatTCTAAACTAAAGTATGGACATATGTGTTCGTTGCAAAAGATACTTAACGGACCCTAATGATGTCTTAACGCATGTCAAATGTAGGTCAtttaagatcacaaaacaaaatgtgcCAGAAATTCAGTTTTAGACTAAAGTTTACATTATTTCCATGttttgattatgacatcatacaggCAATGATGAATCGGCATTGGGAACGAATCGCAAAAATCACGAGTCATACTTTCGATGTTGAAAACGAAAACTTTCAACTTCGTAATATTATGGAAGCTCCATTGTTGGCAAACAAAGAGGATATTGAGGTATTGTATGGATGGTTGGGGAGTTGGGGGGTTGGGTGGTGTTAAAAGTGCaaagttatattgtttattattggaCCAGCCAGCTTTGGCATTTAACCCAGGAAAATTCGTAAAACAAGTACCCTCCTAAAATAAGTTCTCCCAAAAATATGTCCTCCCATAAAATAAGTTCCCATTAAAAAGGTCCTCTATAAAATAAGTTCCCCCCCACAGGACGTATGCATCAGTGCAGTGAAGGAACGCGACATTGAAGCAAAACTTAAACAAGTGGTTTCTGATTGGAGTTTGCAAGTTTTCACCTTCTCGTGagtaatttaactttattcttTGATCAAAatacagatttaaaaaaacatctatgtttaaaaatatacttttgttgttgatattgtgttaatgttgtttcaCTCGCAGACAATTCAAGGCGCGAGGtgaattattattaaaaggAGCCGACATTCAGGAGATAGTTGCGCTTATGGAGGATTCATTGATGGTGCTCGCTTCACTTATGAGTAACAGGTAAGGGtagtgggttcaaggctcaacgtTGGCGACGTGTGGGTTTTTgatcaagacacttaacggcacaaagttacgtacgtggtaacttgtaagcgtgtatgaaacagaacacccgtgttgtaactgttgttgccccgccatgtgattaacaagttacatttatatccATAATTATATGAATTCTAACCGATCTTACTCCAGATACAACGCACCATTCAAACCCCAGATCCAATCGTGGGTTCATAAATTATCAGGAACGACCGAGATTATCGAGAATTGGTTGGTTGTGCAGAACTTGTGGGTCTATTTAG
This is a stretch of genomic DNA from Ciona intestinalis unplaced genomic scaffold, KH HT000051.2, whole genome shotgun sequence. It encodes these proteins:
- the LOC100181305 gene encoding polypeptide N-acetylgalactosaminyltransferase 1, which codes for MLKFRSRKLQYCKIILATSLFWFMIDVFFLLNFTDCKSNCEKNSEGGNFLSKRVLPALENALPKFSLTSGPGEMGKAVIIPKDKEKEKQEKFKINQFNLMASEMIALNRSLPDVRMEGCKSKKYPEKLPTTSIVIVFHNEAWSTLLRTVHSIINRSPSHLLEEIILVDDASERDFLGAPLERYVRKLRTLVRVVRMEKRTGLIRARLRGASVSTGQVITFLDAHCECTEGWLEPLLSEIAKDRTTVVCPIIDVISDETFEFMVGSDMTYGGFNWKLNFRWYPVPQREMDRRKGDRTLPVRSPTMAGGLFSIDKSYFEELGTYDAGMDIWGGENLEISFRIWQCGGTLLIVTCSHVGHVFRKATPYTFPGGTGQIINKNNRRLAEVWMDSFKNFFYIITPGVLKQEYGDISERVRLREKLQCKSFKWYLENIYPDSQIPGEYYSLGEIRNEEGGLCLDTMGRKENDKVGIFNCHEMGGNQVWAYTGNQELRCDDICLDASKVGGPIMMVKCHHMRGNQLWEYDEDTRLLKHTNTHQCLDRPVDQSSQLPLLTDCDVTKRSQRWLLKNMDLPVSS